One window from the genome of Lentibacillus daqui encodes:
- the celB gene encoding PTS cellobiose transporter subunit IIC produces MNGFNQLMERYFMPVAGKISEQRHLKAVRDGIISAMPLLIIGSVFLIISSPPIESWAEFMEPYAETLNIPVNATFGMLGLVAVFGISYSLAKSYDMDGLSAGVLGLAAFMVATPLTDEGNLPLDLMGAEGLFIAIVLAIFTVEVYRFFESKHIVIKMPSTVPPSVWRAFTALLPGFFIILIVWGVDVILDASFGLSLHDVIGTVLKAPLELIGGSLWGALIAVFLISLLWALGLHGESIVASVLAPIWYSLTEANVAAKQAGEELPHVVGQPLMAIWFAVGGTGMAFALAILFVWRARSKHLKNLGKMSVWSSFFNISEPIMFGAPVVLNPLLFIPFLLVPLVVTIITYTSMSIGLVGKPFVIVPWTTPPPFSGILTTGDWRGGVLMLFNLVVSLLIYYPFFRLYDKKLQKDEKAEESDEEKKAISEDV; encoded by the coding sequence ATGAATGGGTTTAATCAATTGATGGAACGCTATTTTATGCCTGTAGCAGGAAAGATATCTGAACAGCGTCACTTGAAGGCGGTTCGTGATGGAATTATTTCAGCGATGCCTTTGCTTATTATTGGAAGTGTCTTTTTGATTATATCATCACCTCCCATTGAATCTTGGGCAGAATTTATGGAGCCTTACGCGGAAACACTGAACATTCCGGTAAATGCAACATTTGGCATGCTGGGATTGGTTGCTGTTTTTGGCATATCCTATAGCCTTGCTAAAAGTTATGACATGGATGGATTATCTGCGGGTGTTCTTGGATTGGCGGCCTTTATGGTGGCTACCCCTCTTACGGATGAAGGCAATCTTCCATTGGATTTAATGGGAGCAGAAGGATTGTTTATTGCTATTGTTTTAGCTATTTTTACCGTTGAAGTATATCGATTTTTTGAGTCCAAACATATTGTGATTAAAATGCCCAGTACGGTTCCGCCTTCTGTTTGGAGAGCCTTTACAGCACTTTTACCTGGCTTTTTCATTATTCTTATTGTCTGGGGCGTCGATGTTATACTTGATGCTTCTTTCGGTTTGTCCCTACACGATGTAATTGGCACTGTATTGAAGGCACCGCTGGAGTTAATCGGAGGAAGTCTTTGGGGTGCGCTGATTGCTGTATTTCTTATTTCTCTGTTGTGGGCTTTAGGACTTCATGGCGAGTCTATTGTTGCAAGTGTATTAGCTCCCATATGGTATAGCCTTACCGAAGCTAACGTTGCCGCTAAACAGGCTGGAGAGGAACTTCCTCATGTCGTTGGTCAACCCCTTATGGCTATATGGTTTGCAGTAGGCGGAACGGGGATGGCGTTTGCGCTGGCCATATTATTTGTGTGGCGGGCAAGATCAAAACACCTTAAAAACCTGGGTAAAATGTCTGTGTGGTCCAGTTTTTTTAATATTAGTGAACCAATCATGTTTGGAGCGCCCGTTGTATTAAACCCGCTATTGTTCATTCCTTTTCTCCTTGTGCCATTGGTCGTTACCATCATAACCTACACGTCCATGTCAATTGGCCTTGTCGGGAAGCCTTTTGTTATTGTTCCGTGGACAACACCTCCTCCATTTTCCGGGATATTGACAACAGGAGATTGGCGTGGCGGTGTGCTTATGTTATTTAATCTGGTTGTATCCTTGCTCATTTATTATCCATTTTTCCGTTTATATGATAAAAAGCTACAAAAAGATGAAAAGGCTGAGGAATCAGATGAAGAGAAAAAGGCAATTTCAGAGGATGTCTAA
- a CDS encoding 6-phospho-beta-glucosidase, with amino-acid sequence MKGLKVVTIGGGSSYTPELVEGFINRYDELPIRELWLVDIPEGREKLNIVGNLAKRMVEKAGVPIDIHLTMSRREALKNADFVTTQIRVGLLDARAKDERIPLKYGVIGQETNGPGGLFKGLRTIPVILDICKEMEELCPDAWLINFSNPTGMVTEAVLRHSSIKKVVGLCNLPITMRILVAKMLEVDADRIHINFAGLNHMVYGLHIYLDGEEVTGNVLSAMGGDESSGIRMNNISDFGWQQDFIKELGVMPCPYHRYYYKTKEILEEEQQAALKEGTRAEMVKQLEKDLFKLYKDPDLDRKPPQLEKRGGAYYSDAACSLIHSIHNDKHDIQTVNTKNNGAIESLPNESAVEINCVITKDGPIPLTVGDLPVAVRGLVQSIKSFERITSEAAISGSYSKALLAMTINPLVPSDEVAKQILDEMLEAHKEYLPQFET; translated from the coding sequence ATGAAAGGGTTAAAAGTGGTAACGATTGGCGGAGGTTCCAGTTATACTCCAGAATTAGTCGAAGGTTTTATTAACCGATATGATGAACTTCCCATTCGTGAGTTGTGGCTGGTTGATATTCCTGAGGGACGGGAAAAATTAAATATTGTAGGTAATCTGGCAAAACGCATGGTTGAAAAAGCAGGTGTACCAATCGACATCCATTTGACAATGAGTCGTAGAGAAGCGCTTAAAAACGCTGATTTTGTTACAACACAAATACGGGTTGGTCTATTGGACGCGAGAGCCAAGGATGAACGTATTCCGTTAAAATATGGTGTGATTGGACAGGAAACAAATGGACCGGGTGGACTGTTTAAGGGACTCCGAACCATACCTGTGATTTTGGATATTTGTAAAGAAATGGAAGAATTGTGTCCTGATGCTTGGCTTATTAACTTCTCCAACCCCACAGGTATGGTTACGGAGGCGGTTTTGCGTCACAGTAGTATCAAAAAGGTGGTCGGACTTTGCAACCTTCCGATAACAATGCGAATCTTGGTTGCCAAGATGTTGGAAGTCGATGCTGATCGCATTCACATCAATTTCGCCGGATTGAATCACATGGTATATGGCCTTCATATTTATTTAGACGGTGAAGAAGTTACGGGTAACGTTCTTTCTGCAATGGGAGGCGATGAATCTTCCGGAATCAGGATGAATAATATCTCGGATTTTGGATGGCAACAAGACTTTATTAAGGAACTTGGCGTCATGCCGTGTCCATACCACCGTTATTATTATAAGACGAAAGAAATACTTGAGGAAGAACAACAGGCAGCATTAAAAGAAGGCACTCGTGCAGAAATGGTTAAACAATTAGAAAAGGATTTGTTTAAGCTATACAAAGACCCGGATTTGGATCGTAAACCGCCACAATTGGAAAAAAGAGGTGGCGCATACTATAGTGATGCAGCATGTAGTCTAATCCATTCTATCCATAACGATAAACACGATATTCAGACAGTAAATACCAAAAATAATGGGGCAATTGAAAGTCTACCGAATGAATCCGCTGTAGAGATCAATTGTGTTATTACGAAAGATGGGCCTATTCCGCTTACAGTCGGCGACTTACCGGTTGCAGTAAGAGGGCTTGTGCAATCTATTAAATCCTTTGAACGGATTACATCAGAGGCTGCGATTTCAGGATCATACAGTAAAGCTCTGTTGGCGATGACAATCAATCCACTTGTCCCATCGGATGAAGTAGCAAAGCAAATCCTGGATGAAATGCTTGAGGCTCATAAGGAATATTTGCCACAGTTTGAAACGTGA
- a CDS encoding PTS lactose/cellobiose transporter subunit IIA: protein MSEEVVFQIILHAGNARSLAMEAISLAKNNDIDGAKQRLEDAKKEILDAHETQTEFIQKESRGEKTDVTLLLVHAQDHFMNAVAVKDLAIEFVDLYEKLDLTGEVKPS, encoded by the coding sequence ATGAGTGAAGAAGTAGTATTTCAAATCATTTTACATGCTGGAAATGCTAGAAGCCTAGCTATGGAGGCTATTTCATTAGCTAAAAACAACGATATAGATGGTGCTAAACAGAGGCTGGAAGATGCGAAAAAAGAGATTTTAGATGCACATGAAACACAAACTGAATTCATTCAAAAAGAGTCCAGGGGGGAAAAGACGGATGTAACGTTACTCCTCGTTCATGCGCAGGATCACTTTATGAATGCGGTAGCTGTTAAAGATCTGGCAATTGAATTTGTCGATCTATATGAAAAGCTGGATCTAACAGGTGAGGTGAAACCATCATGA
- a CDS encoding STAS/SEC14 domain-containing protein translates to MLDVKGQEQGAILEITTQGTATQEDLQKFKEALHTKTLQEEPVNILFIFKNIEGITPKGLMEDVKTFPYMKSIKKGAIVADDTFTKTDATIANLIPGVEVAQYSLDELETARKWLAE, encoded by the coding sequence ATGTTGGATGTGAAAGGACAGGAACAGGGCGCGATATTGGAGATCACCACGCAGGGTACCGCCACCCAGGAGGATTTACAGAAATTTAAAGAAGCGCTGCATACGAAAACACTGCAGGAGGAACCGGTCAACATCTTGTTTATTTTCAAAAATATAGAAGGTATCACCCCCAAAGGATTAATGGAAGATGTGAAGACTTTTCCATATATGAAAAGCATCAAAAAAGGCGCCATCGTAGCGGATGACACGTTTACCAAAACAGATGCAACCATTGCAAATCTCATTCCTGGAGTAGAAGTCGCCCAGTATTCGCTTGACGAACTGGAAACAGCAAGAAAATGGTTGGCCGAATAG
- a CDS encoding exo-beta-N-acetylmuramidase NamZ family protein has protein sequence MKYKRMRKVTLLLIVLMGVFIGIIIVSAEEPQDDGDEANAENVKPGIEVLLDDHLDWIEGKRVGLITNPTGVTSDLESSIDVLYDHPDVNLTALYGPEHGIRGEREAGEHVDSYIDEKTGLPVYSLYGETWKPTEEMLEDVDVLLYDIQDIDSNVYTYIYTLGFAMEAAAGQDKELIVLDRPNPNGGTKVEGPVRFEDAVSFMGRFLLPIRHGMTVGELATMWNTEYGLDTDVKVAEMEDWERTMSFEDTGLPWVMTSPNIPTEDSAHLYSGTELLDDTNLSEGLGTTRPFELVGAPWIDAEDLAEDMNNLELPGVKFRPANFTPTSGEYEGELVGGVQIHIDDPLKIDQVELGLHLIDVMRNQDPEKFEMSDNYAELIGDPEAADMLSNGEPVDDIMASWGDELNTWVKDVRNPYLLYPPYPEDPISSEDILATVTELEESGDIMDDGAAHDLKLHVKAVGQYEKKEAVDKVIKHMKGFKKLIDAQKENNLISDKAQVKLQQKADAILAQ, from the coding sequence ATGAAGTATAAGCGAATGCGGAAGGTAACATTATTGTTGATCGTATTAATGGGCGTGTTTATCGGGATCATTATCGTGTCAGCAGAAGAACCGCAAGATGATGGAGATGAAGCAAATGCTGAAAACGTGAAGCCAGGAATTGAAGTTCTTTTAGATGATCATTTAGATTGGATCGAAGGTAAGCGTGTTGGACTCATTACAAATCCGACTGGGGTTACAAGTGATTTAGAAAGCAGTATCGACGTATTGTATGACCACCCTGATGTAAATTTAACTGCTTTATATGGACCGGAGCATGGTATACGGGGAGAACGTGAAGCAGGGGAACATGTAGATTCCTATATCGACGAAAAAACAGGGCTCCCGGTTTATAGTCTTTATGGGGAAACTTGGAAGCCGACCGAAGAGATGCTTGAAGACGTTGATGTCCTGCTTTATGACATTCAGGATATCGATTCGAATGTCTACACGTATATTTATACACTTGGGTTTGCGATGGAAGCAGCAGCTGGGCAGGATAAGGAATTAATTGTTTTGGATAGGCCGAATCCTAATGGAGGTACCAAAGTTGAGGGACCAGTTCGTTTCGAAGACGCTGTCAGTTTTATGGGAAGGTTTCTTTTGCCTATCAGACACGGGATGACAGTGGGTGAACTGGCAACGATGTGGAATACGGAATACGGTTTAGATACTGATGTGAAAGTGGCTGAAATGGAAGATTGGGAACGAACGATGTCTTTTGAAGATACAGGCCTTCCTTGGGTCATGACGTCACCGAATATACCAACAGAAGATTCTGCTCATTTGTATTCTGGGACAGAGCTATTGGACGATACGAACCTATCAGAAGGACTGGGTACAACAAGGCCGTTTGAGTTAGTTGGCGCGCCTTGGATTGATGCAGAAGATTTAGCGGAGGATATGAACAATCTCGAACTTCCAGGGGTGAAATTCAGACCTGCCAATTTTACGCCAACATCTGGAGAGTATGAGGGAGAATTGGTTGGAGGCGTTCAAATCCATATTGATGACCCTTTAAAAATAGACCAAGTTGAATTGGGTCTTCATTTAATAGATGTGATGAGAAATCAGGACCCGGAAAAATTCGAAATGAGTGATAATTATGCTGAGCTTATTGGTGATCCTGAAGCAGCGGATATGTTAAGTAATGGCGAACCGGTTGACGATATTATGGCATCCTGGGGAGATGAATTAAATACTTGGGTTAAAGATGTACGGAATCCGTATTTATTATATCCACCGTACCCGGAAGATCCGATTAGTTCGGAGGATATCCTGGCCACAGTAACGGAGCTAGAGGAAAGTGGCGACATTATGGATGATGGGGCAGCTCATGATCTGAAGTTACACGTAAAAGCTGTTGGCCAGTATGAGAAAAAGGAAGCAGTTGATAAAGTTATCAAACATATGAAAGGTTTTAAAAAGTTAATTGACGCCCAAAAAGAGAATAATCTTATATCAGATAAAGCACAGGTTAAACTTCAGCAAAAAGCAGATGCAATACTCGCGCAATGA
- a CDS encoding 6-phospho-beta-glucosidase codes for MPLKVTIIGGGSSYTPEIIEGILKRYDSFPVTDIALVDVESGQKKLKIIGELADRMIKKADKSINLTCTLDRKEALEGADFVSTQIRVGGLDARAKDERIPLSHGYIGQETNGAGGIFKAFRTIPVLLDLAEDVHNICPNAWIINFTNPAGMVTEAVLRHSSHKKVIGVCNIPFNMRHSVAEILEVSAETIKIEFVGLNHFVFGKKVYADGMDRTQEVLDKLADEELDYSPANIVNLGWSKTFIKAMNLLPNPYHQYYFQTREVLEKDIQAFKENGTRAEEVKALERSLFELYRNPDLNVKPRELEQRGSAFYSDVACSLMDSIYNNKEDIQTVNTLNNGAIPDLPDDCVIEVNSIISKHGPRPIASGPLPSTIKGSIIQMKAFEKLVIQAAVTGDYSDAYTSMLMNPLVADEKGSKILLDELLEAHKAYLPQFKVNHY; via the coding sequence ATGCCATTAAAAGTAACTATTATCGGAGGAGGGTCAAGTTATACACCCGAAATTATTGAAGGTATTTTAAAACGCTATGATTCCTTTCCTGTGACTGACATAGCACTCGTCGACGTGGAGTCCGGCCAAAAAAAGTTGAAAATCATCGGAGAATTAGCTGACAGGATGATTAAAAAAGCCGATAAGTCTATTAATCTTACATGTACGCTTGACCGTAAAGAGGCATTGGAGGGTGCAGACTTTGTTTCCACACAAATTCGTGTTGGTGGTTTGGATGCCCGTGCGAAAGATGAGCGCATTCCACTTAGCCATGGGTATATCGGTCAAGAGACAAATGGCGCTGGTGGAATCTTTAAAGCATTTCGGACAATCCCGGTATTACTTGACCTTGCTGAGGATGTTCATAACATTTGTCCAAATGCATGGATTATTAATTTCACAAATCCAGCTGGAATGGTTACCGAAGCAGTTTTAAGGCACTCATCTCACAAAAAAGTGATTGGTGTTTGCAATATTCCATTCAATATGCGTCATTCCGTGGCAGAAATTCTAGAGGTATCAGCGGAAACGATAAAAATCGAATTTGTAGGATTGAACCATTTTGTATTTGGAAAAAAAGTTTACGCTGATGGTATGGACCGGACACAGGAAGTACTGGACAAATTGGCTGACGAAGAGCTGGACTACTCACCCGCTAATATTGTTAACCTTGGTTGGTCAAAGACATTTATTAAGGCAATGAATCTTTTACCTAATCCCTATCACCAATATTACTTCCAAACACGAGAGGTACTTGAAAAAGATATACAAGCGTTTAAAGAGAATGGAACACGTGCAGAGGAAGTTAAAGCGTTGGAGAGGTCGTTGTTTGAGTTGTATAGAAATCCGGATCTAAATGTGAAGCCAAGGGAATTGGAACAGAGAGGAAGTGCTTTTTACAGCGATGTGGCTTGCAGTTTGATGGACTCCATTTATAACAATAAAGAGGATATACAGACAGTAAACACACTCAATAATGGTGCTATACCGGATTTGCCGGATGACTGTGTGATAGAAGTGAACAGTATCATTTCCAAACACGGTCCACGTCCAATCGCGTCAGGTCCGCTACCATCAACCATAAAGGGAAGTATCATCCAAATGAAGGCTTTTGAAAAATTGGTGATTCAGGCAGCTGTTACTGGTGATTACAGTGATGCGTACACATCCATGCTTATGAATCCACTGGTAGCAGATGAAAAAGGAAGCAAAATTCTGCTTGATGAATTGCTGGAAGCACACAAAGCGTACTTACCGCAATTTAAAGTCAATCATTATTAA
- a CDS encoding PTS sugar transporter subunit IIB has translation MRIVLLCAQGMSTSLLVQKMREASERLESAVEIEAHAVDAFDQQLKTADVILLGPQIRYKKGEFISKADAANVSLDVIDMAAYGSINGEKVLKQALDLRKKRS, from the coding sequence ATGCGTATTGTACTTCTATGCGCTCAAGGAATGAGCACCAGTTTATTAGTTCAAAAGATGAGAGAAGCGTCTGAAAGGCTAGAATCAGCTGTGGAGATAGAGGCACATGCTGTTGATGCATTTGACCAGCAATTGAAAACAGCAGATGTCATTTTGCTGGGACCCCAAATTCGTTATAAGAAAGGTGAATTTATATCTAAAGCCGATGCAGCGAATGTGTCACTTGATGTCATTGATATGGCGGCATATGGTTCTATAAATGGTGAAAAAGTTTTAAAACAAGCTTTGGATTTGAGGAAGAAAAGGTCTTGA
- a CDS encoding BglG family transcription antiterminator encodes MRMNTRMQQIIQQLLTSTDLQTSSELAVALQVSSKTIRNDIKELNEQLNENIARVESYRGKGYRINVIDKEGFKRFLQKITDVNNQIVPTEPDDRVQFLVKKLLLQSSYIKMDVLADELFISRSTLQSDLKSVLKILERYSLSLDHKPNYGVKVLGDEMQIRFCISEYVFNQMQNINITDQASDWLEILPKDEIEWIRNSILSKLKKYKTTITDISLHNLITHIVISCKRIHERYVVKMYQEELNKITGKKEYTIAREIVQEIEQKLKISFPVNEVAYLAIHLQGTKMTHPEQEMEEAQSVLNEEVQQLTSNILSQIDETYALNLSKDQKLLLTLSLHLQPAINRYRYNMNLRNPMLQEIKTKYPFSFEVALTGAEVINEKMNISINENEIGYMALHIQLTLERQKKNATNKKRCLIVCASGLGTAQLLLYKLKDQFSDHLYIMGTTEYYNLRKQPLGNLDFIISTVPIPEKLSVPVIQVSALFGNQDVANINRLIYNDVEVMEKYMREQFTYLRMDFSTKEEVIQFIGNKLFEAGMVNADFIDSVLEREQFSPTSFGNLVAIPHPLESQTDETFWSIVTLKHPIQWGEKPVQLINLLNINRYQKDSLKPMYDVLKKLLDSRALLQRLLQCETYAEFKSLLTKA; translated from the coding sequence ATGCGTATGAATACCCGGATGCAACAAATTATTCAACAGCTATTGACATCAACAGATCTGCAAACAAGCTCAGAGCTGGCTGTTGCTTTACAGGTTAGTTCAAAAACGATACGTAATGATATCAAAGAATTAAATGAACAATTAAATGAAAATATTGCTCGTGTCGAATCCTATCGAGGAAAAGGCTATCGAATCAATGTCATTGATAAAGAAGGATTCAAACGCTTTTTACAAAAAATAACAGATGTAAACAATCAGATTGTCCCGACTGAGCCTGATGATCGCGTACAATTTTTGGTAAAGAAACTTTTATTGCAATCATCTTATATAAAAATGGACGTACTTGCTGATGAACTATTTATTAGTCGATCCACTTTACAAAGCGATTTGAAAAGTGTACTTAAAATTCTGGAACGTTATAGTCTGTCTCTTGATCATAAACCAAATTATGGGGTTAAAGTGCTCGGAGATGAAATGCAAATACGATTTTGCATCTCCGAATATGTATTCAATCAAATGCAAAATATAAATATAACGGACCAAGCTTCAGATTGGCTGGAGATACTACCCAAAGATGAAATAGAATGGATTCGAAATAGTATTCTTTCCAAACTGAAAAAATATAAGACAACCATCACTGATATTAGTCTGCATAATTTAATTACGCATATCGTTATTTCCTGTAAGCGGATACATGAAAGGTACGTAGTTAAAATGTATCAAGAGGAGCTCAACAAGATCACGGGTAAAAAAGAATATACGATTGCAAGGGAAATTGTCCAGGAAATAGAACAAAAACTAAAGATATCTTTTCCAGTTAATGAAGTTGCCTACTTAGCTATTCACTTACAAGGAACAAAAATGACACATCCTGAACAGGAAATGGAAGAAGCACAATCCGTTCTAAATGAGGAAGTTCAACAATTAACGAGTAATATCCTTTCGCAAATAGATGAAACATATGCATTAAACCTTTCCAAAGATCAGAAATTGTTGTTAACCCTTAGTTTACATTTACAGCCCGCTATTAATCGGTATCGGTATAACATGAATCTCAGAAATCCAATGCTTCAGGAAATTAAAACAAAATACCCGTTTTCTTTCGAGGTTGCTCTTACAGGTGCGGAGGTCATCAATGAAAAAATGAATATTTCCATTAACGAAAATGAAATTGGATATATGGCATTGCATATCCAGTTAACATTAGAACGACAAAAAAAGAATGCGACAAACAAAAAACGCTGTTTAATTGTTTGTGCTTCTGGACTGGGAACCGCGCAATTACTTTTATATAAGTTAAAGGATCAATTTAGCGACCATTTATATATTATGGGAACGACAGAGTATTATAATTTGCGTAAACAACCACTGGGTAATTTGGATTTTATCATTAGCACTGTCCCAATTCCGGAAAAGTTATCCGTTCCGGTCATTCAGGTAAGTGCTTTGTTTGGTAATCAAGATGTGGCTAACATTAATAGACTGATCTATAACGATGTTGAAGTAATGGAGAAATACATGCGAGAACAATTTACGTATTTAAGAATGGATTTTTCTACAAAGGAAGAAGTGATTCAATTTATCGGCAATAAACTATTTGAGGCTGGAATGGTAAATGCGGATTTTATTGACTCGGTGTTGGAACGAGAGCAGTTTTCACCTACCAGTTTTGGAAATTTGGTTGCGATTCCACACCCATTGGAATCGCAAACAGATGAAACTTTCTGGTCTATTGTTACGTTAAAGCATCCTATCCAATGGGGGGAAAAGCCTGTTCAATTGATCAATTTGCTGAATATCAATAGGTATCAGAAAGATAGTTTGAAACCAATGTACGATGTCTTGAAAAAATTATTGGATAGTCGGGCTTTGCTACAAAGACTACTTCAGTGTGAAACATATGCCGAATTTAAATCCTTATTAACTAAAGCGTAG
- a CDS encoding C45 family autoproteolytic acyltransferase/hydolase encodes MTDVYSDVIQFRGTHADFGYFQGKKLLSSPILPNRKKQWGPLKERHFIIDPEAFTQAIRSIAPGILDEIRGLADALELEMNDAIRLFSGYYLEYERSGCSVYADRDYMVRNYDSHPRSYEGRYLFYQPTDGGYATTGPSMQITGRIDGMNEKGLVMAYNFTHRKQSADGFLCNMIGRLILETCGNVDEAVKLLRDIPHRHSFSYILLDPSGESYVVEASPRKIAVRRSNVCTNHFHLLDEENRYRQDESRHREKTIQSEQQHTANPYQAFQVMNRPEYDIFSYKYDAAAGTLHTTAYFPKEMKAWYAIGPDRPPVIFNFQEWLDGKNTSISRIRGKIDYPRGFINME; translated from the coding sequence ATGACGGATGTATACAGCGACGTGATTCAATTTCGAGGAACGCATGCAGACTTCGGCTATTTTCAAGGGAAAAAACTTTTATCTTCCCCGATATTACCCAATCGGAAAAAGCAGTGGGGCCCGCTTAAAGAGAGGCATTTCATTATTGATCCGGAAGCCTTTACTCAAGCAATCAGATCCATTGCACCGGGGATATTAGATGAAATTCGCGGTTTAGCCGATGCACTGGAACTAGAAATGAACGATGCTATTCGGCTATTTAGTGGATATTATCTGGAATATGAGCGGAGTGGCTGTTCCGTATATGCCGATCGGGACTACATGGTCCGCAACTATGATAGCCACCCCCGTTCTTATGAAGGACGCTATCTTTTTTATCAGCCAACGGACGGAGGCTATGCTACTACTGGCCCATCGATGCAGATTACCGGACGAATCGACGGCATGAATGAAAAAGGACTAGTAATGGCGTATAATTTCACTCACCGAAAACAGTCTGCCGATGGATTTTTATGTAATATGATTGGGCGGTTGATCCTGGAGACATGCGGGAACGTTGACGAAGCGGTGAAACTCCTCCGGGACATTCCGCACCGGCATTCGTTCAGCTATATCTTGCTGGATCCGTCCGGTGAGTCGTATGTTGTTGAAGCATCCCCAAGGAAGATAGCAGTACGCCGATCCAATGTATGCACGAATCATTTTCACCTTCTTGATGAAGAGAACCGTTATCGCCAGGATGAGTCACGTCATCGGGAAAAAACCATCCAGAGCGAACAGCAGCATACAGCCAATCCTTATCAGGCATTCCAGGTCATGAATCGACCCGAATATGACATTTTTTCCTATAAATATGACGCCGCAGCCGGAACACTGCATACTACCGCTTACTTTCCAAAGGAGATGAAAGCATGGTATGCCATCGGTCCCGACCGTCCACCGGTGATTTTTAACTTTCAAGAATGGTTGGACGGGAAAAATACGTCCATTTCCCGCATTCGGGGCAAGATCGATTACCCTAGAGGTTTTATTAATATGGAGTGA
- a CDS encoding PTS sugar transporter subunit IIB: protein MKNIMLVCSAGMSTSLLVTKMEKAADEKGIEVNIFAVSEAEAINHFNEIDILLLGPQVRFLKAKLEKQLESYHVPVKVIDSVDYGMVNGEKVLDSALEELSGK from the coding sequence ATGAAAAATATTATGTTAGTTTGTTCAGCTGGAATGTCTACGAGTTTGTTAGTAACAAAAATGGAAAAAGCAGCAGATGAAAAAGGAATAGAAGTGAATATTTTTGCGGTTTCGGAAGCAGAAGCAATTAATCATTTCAATGAAATCGATATTTTGTTGCTTGGGCCACAAGTGCGTTTTTTAAAAGCTAAGCTGGAGAAACAGCTAGAAAGTTATCATGTTCCGGTAAAGGTAATTGATAGTGTTGACTATGGGATGGTTAACGGCGAGAAAGTATTAGATAGTGCGTTGGAAGAACTATCGGGCAAATAA